A stretch of DNA from Acinetobacter sp. C26M:
TACATATGTTGCCGCTACTTGCTGATCAATTTGCGTGCCTAATTTTTCCAAACGTTTATAACCCAAATGTGTGGTCATATTAATCACCCCATTAAGAGTTTTATCGACCACAAAATTGAACTTGAGACATTTCTTTGGTTCACGAATCAAATGGGTGACACCAGCATCAATCACTTCGGTAAGAAGTTTAAGTGCATTTGAAACTTCTCGATGATCTCCTCCTGCCAACTTTTGGCTAGAAGCGATGACCTTTTGAGCCAAATGCTGCTCAACAGGATAAGTCATATATACCTGTTCATCTTCAAGTTGCAGGGTTTTAGAGAGATATTCCACCAAAGGGATTAAGCGGTCATTGCCAAAAAATGAAATCGACCATGGCATATATTTGCGAATTGCTTCCAAAATTTGCTGAATCACTTTTTCAGATTCACCCGTTTGTGAATACTGCTGATTTTCTTGTAACAGCACCATAAAAACTTGTTCAATCACTTCACAAGCCATTTCAGACAATACACTGCCCAAAGCATTGGCCTGACTTTCTTTACTTCCTTGCAATAATTGCGTCCGAATATGTGCAAAACGTGCATAAGTATCCGCATGAATATTTAAAAAAACGGCGGTGTTCATTCTCATAACCCTAATTGTAAGATTCCATAAAAAAAGAGCTTGTTTAACAAGCCCTTTAATCAGATCAATTTTTCTATGATTTTTGGCGTTGTACACGCCGAATTTAGCACACTCTATTCTGTATCGACATGCATAAATGCTAAAAAATGGTTGACGCAATCCGTTGCGGCATTGGCATCAACCTGATTGCCCATTTTCTCTAAACGCTTATAACTTAAATGTGCAGTCATATTGATCACCCCATTTAAGGTTTTATCGACCACGGTATTAAAGTTGAGACATTTTTTCGGTTCACGAATCAAGCTGGTCACGCCCAAATCCACAATCTGAATCAAGGTTTGAAATACATCAACCATGTCACTGATTTCATTATTCTTCAGTTGTGTGATCAATGTATGTGCCTGCTGCACCAACTGACGATCAATCGGATAAGACACATAAACCTGTTCATCGTGATACTTAATCATATTGGAAAAATAATTTGCAAAAGGACAGAGACGCTCATTACCAAATAAGGCAATCGACCACGGCATATATTTACGTACCGCGCCAATAATCTGTTGAATTACTTTTTCTGATTCAGCCGTATATTTCTGCGTTAACTGCGTCGGTTGGCGATTTTGAATCAAGAGTACTGAAAACACTTGCTCGACAATATCACAGGCAATTTCGGATAACACCTCACCCAAGATACGTGATTGACTCTCATGCGTACCAGCATTGAGCTGCTGGCGGATCGTTTCAAATTGTCCATGTGTGACGTCATTAATTTTCAATAGGATTGAATAACTCATGAGAAGCATCCCTTTTTTAGTTTTTCGCATTCTTATATTGTTGTTTTGAGCATCAATATTTTTAAGTTATGTGATGCATTACACAAATCTAACCCTATTTGTATAAAAATCCAACGCCTTTCATCGGCTTTTTCAGAAAAAAATGAAGTCTATAAAGCATTTATCTTGATTGAGCTGTCGATCATCAGTCATAAAAGCCACATTATGAAGATGTACTAAACATCTGCTCTATAAAAGCTCAAAAAACAGCAATTCAGACATTATTTAAGCAGCTTTTCGCATTAACACTTGGCATGGCTGAAATGCCTACAGAAGCGAGGATTTTTTGCTACAATAGATCTAATTTTTTATTCAATTTTAATCTTCTGTACTATGACTGACGCTCAATCTGCTCAAAATATTGCAACCACTTACGATCCAACCGAGATCGAAAAGAAATGGTATCAAATCTGGGAACAACAAGGTTATTTCAAACCATCAGGTCAAGGTGAATCGTTCTGTATCATGATTCCACCACCGAACGTCACTGGTAGCTTGCACATGGGGCATGGCTTTAACAATGCCATCATGGATGCACTGACCCGTTACAACCGTATGATGGGTAAAAATACCTTATGGCAACCAGGAACTGACCATGCGGGGATTGCAACGCAGATGGTGGTCGAGCGTCAACTGGGTGCGCAAGGCGTTAGCCGTCATGACTTAGGTCGTGAAAAGTTCATCGAAAAAATCTGGGAATGGAAAGAGCAATCAGGCGATACCATCACCCGTCAGATCCGTCGTTTAGGTTCTTCAGTGGACTGGTCGCGCGAACGCTTCACTATGGATGAAGGTTTGTCCAATGCAGTAAAAGAAGTGTTCGTAAAACTGCATGAAGATGGCTTAATCTATCGCGGTAAACGTCTGGTTAACTGGGACCCGAAACTACAAACAGCACTTTCAGACTTAGAAGTTGAATCGGATAAGGAAGAAGCAGGCTCATTGTGGCACTTCAAATATTTCTTTGAAGATAAAAACCTACGTACCCATGATGGTAAAGACCACATCGTTGTCGCTACGACTCGTCCTGAAACCTTGTTAGGTGATACCGCGGTTGCTGTGGCACTTGATGATGAACGCTATACGCATCTTGTGGGTCAGAACATTATCCTGCCAATTACAGGTCGTGCTGTTCCAATTGTTAAAGATGAATATGTAGATAAAGAATTCGGTACAGGCTGTGTGAAAATCACCCCTGCACATGACTTTAACGACTATGAAGTCGGTAAGCGTTGTGAATTACCAATCATCAATATCTTCAATAAAAATGCAGAAATATTGGCTGAGTTTGAATACATCGCCAAAGCAGGCGAGCAAATTTCTAAAACTATCCCTGCGCCTTCGGACTATATTGGTTTAGAGCGTTTTGCAGCGCGTAAAAAACTGGTTGAACAAGCTGAAGCTGAAGGCTGGTTAGATCAAATTCAACCTTATACACTGAAACCACCACGCGGTGACCGTTCAGGCGTGATCGTTGAACCATTATTGACAGATCAATGGTATGTAAAAATTGCACCATTGGCGCAACCTGCAATTGAAGCGGTTCAAGACGGTCGTATCAAGTTTGTTCCTGAACAGTACAGCAACATGTACATGGCGTGGATGAACAACATCCAAGACTGGTGTATCTCTCGTCAACTTTGGTGGGGTCACCGTATCCCAGCTTGGTACGATGCTGAAGGCAATATCTATGTGGGTCGTGACGAAGCTGAAGTCCGTGCCAAAAACAACATCCCTGCTGATGTTGTGTTAAACCAAGATGAAGACGTACTGGATACATGGTTCTCTTCTGCGCTGTGGACCTTCTCAACTTTAGGTTGGACTGGCGATACCAAGAAAGATGCGGAAAACTATTTCCTCAATACCTTCCACCCAACTGATGTATTGGTG
This window harbors:
- a CDS encoding valine--tRNA ligase is translated as MTDAQSAQNIATTYDPTEIEKKWYQIWEQQGYFKPSGQGESFCIMIPPPNVTGSLHMGHGFNNAIMDALTRYNRMMGKNTLWQPGTDHAGIATQMVVERQLGAQGVSRHDLGREKFIEKIWEWKEQSGDTITRQIRRLGSSVDWSRERFTMDEGLSNAVKEVFVKLHEDGLIYRGKRLVNWDPKLQTALSDLEVESDKEEAGSLWHFKYFFEDKNLRTHDGKDHIVVATTRPETLLGDTAVAVALDDERYTHLVGQNIILPITGRAVPIVKDEYVDKEFGTGCVKITPAHDFNDYEVGKRCELPIINIFNKNAEILAEFEYIAKAGEQISKTIPAPSDYIGLERFAARKKLVEQAEAEGWLDQIQPYTLKPPRGDRSGVIVEPLLTDQWYVKIAPLAQPAIEAVQDGRIKFVPEQYSNMYMAWMNNIQDWCISRQLWWGHRIPAWYDAEGNIYVGRDEAEVRAKNNIPADVVLNQDEDVLDTWFSSALWTFSTLGWTGDTKKDAENYFLNTFHPTDVLVTGFDIIFFWVARMIMFTMHFMKNEDGTPQVPFKTVYVHGLVRDGEGQKMSKSKGNVLDPLDLIDGVDLETLVQKRTTGLMNPKQAAKIEKSTRKEFPEGIQAYGTDAVRFTFCALANTGRDIKFDMKRVEGYRNFANKIWNATRFVLMNVEGQTVAQEARPELWELPEKWIMSRLQKAEAAVHQAFATYRLDLAAQAIYDFIWNEYCDWYVELTKPVLNDANVSEERKAEVRRVLLAVMEASLRLAHPLMPYLTEEIWQTLAPMLGKGGATIMTAQYPVPDQAKVNDQAEADMQWLQGLIGAVRNIRGEMGLGNARLLPVLLKNISDAEREQIIRIEALFKALAKVESIEFLSNEQEPPLSCSSVVSHASVFVPMKGLIDPKAELGRLQKDLDKVQKQHDQIANKLSNEGFVAKAPAAVVEGEKVKLAEFADQLVKIKQSMEQIAAL